From the genome of Mesorhizobium japonicum MAFF 303099, one region includes:
- the holA gene encoding DNA polymerase III subunit delta, translating to MAQKKAFEVDSWLARPDARISIVLLYGPDRGLVSERAKAFAEKTGLPLDDPFSVVRLEGSEVDRDEGRLLDEARTVPMFSDRRLLWVRNATGQKALAEDVKALTAEPARDAIILIEAGDLKKGVGLRAVVEGADNAMALPCYADEARDIDTVIDDELRKAGMSMTLEARQALRRNLGGDRLASRGEIEKLILYAHGQKEIGLEDVRAMSGDVSGTSFDDAVDALLEGKVGDFDTAFTRHCQSGGPPFLVLSSAMRQLQQIQIMRGQMDSGGRNAASVVAAARPPVFFSRRKLVEKALERWSSDALSRALTRLQTAVLQTRKRPDLSEALARQALLGIAVESARLGQR from the coding sequence ATGGCACAGAAGAAAGCTTTCGAGGTCGATTCCTGGCTCGCGCGGCCTGACGCGCGCATCTCCATCGTCCTGCTCTACGGCCCCGATCGCGGCCTCGTCTCCGAGCGTGCAAAGGCCTTTGCCGAAAAGACCGGCCTGCCGCTCGACGATCCGTTTTCCGTGGTCCGGCTCGAGGGGTCGGAGGTCGACCGCGACGAAGGCCGGCTGCTCGACGAAGCCCGCACCGTGCCGATGTTTTCCGACCGCCGCCTGCTCTGGGTGCGCAATGCCACCGGCCAGAAGGCGCTGGCCGAGGACGTCAAGGCGCTGACAGCGGAGCCCGCGCGCGATGCCATCATCCTCATCGAGGCCGGCGACCTCAAGAAGGGCGTCGGCTTGCGCGCCGTGGTCGAGGGCGCCGACAATGCCATGGCGCTGCCTTGCTACGCCGACGAGGCCCGCGACATCGACACGGTCATCGACGATGAATTGCGCAAGGCCGGCATGTCGATGACGCTGGAGGCGAGGCAGGCGCTGCGCCGCAATCTCGGCGGCGACAGGCTCGCTTCGCGCGGCGAGATCGAAAAACTCATCCTCTACGCCCACGGCCAGAAGGAGATCGGCCTGGAGGATGTCAGGGCGATGTCGGGCGACGTGTCCGGCACCTCGTTCGACGACGCCGTCGACGCGCTGCTGGAAGGCAAGGTCGGCGACTTCGACACCGCCTTCACCCGCCACTGCCAGTCCGGCGGCCCACCCTTCCTGGTGCTGTCCTCGGCGATGCGCCAGCTGCAGCAGATCCAAATCATGCGCGGCCAGATGGACTCTGGCGGGCGCAATGCCGCGTCGGTGGTCGCCGCCGCGCGCCCGCCGGTTTTCTTTTCGCGGCGCAAGCTGGTGGAGAAGGCGCTCGAGCGCTGGAGCAGCGATGCGCTGAGCCGCGCGCTAACCCGGCTGCAGACCGCGGTGCTGCAGACCCGCAAACGGCCCGATCTGTCAGAGGCGCTGGCGCGCCAGGCGCTGCTCGGCATTGCGGTGGAGAGCGCGAGGCTGGGGCAGCGTTAG
- a CDS encoding 3-methyl-2-oxobutanoate dehydrogenase (2-methylpropanoyl-transferring) subunit alpha — translation MADAGMLRFHVPEPEVRPGGTPDFSNVTIAAAGSVPRPDIDVDPRTIRDMAFSIIRVLNRNGEAVGPWAGLLSNEELLEGLRHMMTLRTFDARMQMAQRQGKTSFYMQHLGEEAVSCAFRKALEPGDMNFPTYRQAGLLIADGYPMVTMMNQIYSNEADPLKGRQLPIMYSSKEHGFFSISGNLATQYIQAVGWAMASAISNDSKIAAAWIGDGSTAESDFHSALVFASTYKAPVVLNVVNNQWAISTFQGIARGGSGTFAARGLGFGIPSLRVDGNDYLAVHAVAKWAAERARKNLGPTLVEYVTYRAGAHSSSDDPSAYRPKTESDAWPLGDPVVRLKNHLIGLGVWSDERHAQAEAEILDTVIAAQKEAESHGTLHAGGKPSTRDMFEGLYAEMPPHLRRQRQQAGV, via the coding sequence ATGGCCGATGCTGGCATGTTGCGTTTCCATGTTCCGGAACCGGAAGTGCGGCCGGGCGGCACGCCTGATTTTTCCAACGTGACCATCGCCGCGGCCGGTTCGGTGCCGCGCCCCGACATCGATGTCGATCCGCGCACCATCCGCGACATGGCCTTTTCCATCATCCGCGTGCTGAACCGCAATGGCGAAGCCGTCGGCCCGTGGGCCGGGCTGCTCTCCAATGAGGAGCTGCTCGAAGGCCTGCGCCATATGATGACGCTCAGGACCTTCGACGCGCGCATGCAGATGGCGCAGCGCCAGGGCAAGACCTCCTTCTACATGCAGCATCTCGGCGAAGAGGCGGTGAGCTGCGCCTTCCGCAAGGCACTCGAGCCGGGCGACATGAATTTCCCGACCTATCGGCAGGCCGGCCTGCTCATCGCCGACGGCTATCCGATGGTCACGATGATGAACCAGATCTATTCCAACGAGGCCGACCCGCTGAAGGGCCGGCAGCTGCCGATCATGTATTCGTCGAAGGAGCACGGCTTCTTCTCGATCTCCGGCAATCTGGCGACGCAGTACATCCAGGCGGTCGGCTGGGCGATGGCCTCGGCGATCTCGAACGATTCGAAGATCGCGGCGGCCTGGATCGGCGACGGCTCGACGGCGGAATCCGATTTTCACTCGGCGCTGGTGTTCGCTTCCACCTACAAGGCGCCGGTCGTGCTCAATGTCGTCAACAACCAGTGGGCGATCTCGACCTTTCAAGGCATAGCGCGCGGCGGCTCCGGCACCTTCGCGGCGCGCGGTCTCGGCTTCGGCATCCCGTCGCTGCGTGTCGACGGCAATGACTATCTCGCCGTGCATGCGGTGGCCAAATGGGCGGCCGAGCGGGCGCGGAAGAATCTCGGGCCCACGCTGGTCGAATACGTCACCTACCGCGCCGGCGCCCATTCCAGTTCGGACGATCCTTCGGCCTACCGACCGAAGACCGAATCCGACGCCTGGCCACTCGGCGATCCGGTCGTGCGGCTGAAGAACCATCTGATCGGGCTCGGGGTCTGGTCGGACGAACGCCACGCGCAGGCCGAGGCCGAAATCCTCGACACGGTGATCGCGGCGCAGAAGGAGGCGGAAAGCCACGGCACGCTGCATGCCGGCGGCAAGCCGTCGACCCGCGACATGT
- a CDS encoding ParA family protein, whose translation MLKNGPRIITVANQKGGVGKTTTAINLATALAAIGEKVLIVDLDPQGNASTGLGIDRKDRTVSSYDVLTGELELEAAAIPTAVPGLSIVPSTLDLLGIEMEIASAPDRVLRLRNALRAASARSAGFGYVLIDCPPSLNLLTLNSMAAADSVLVPLQCEFFALEGLSQLLETVEQVRRSINPDLTIQGIVLTMYDGRNNLANQVVQDVREHMGDKVYETIIPRNVRVSEAPSYGKPAILYDLKCSGSQAYLQLASEVIRRERKLRAA comes from the coding sequence ATGTTGAAAAACGGCCCCCGAATCATCACCGTAGCCAACCAGAAGGGCGGTGTCGGCAAGACCACCACCGCCATCAATCTGGCCACCGCTCTGGCCGCGATCGGCGAAAAGGTGCTGATCGTCGACCTCGACCCGCAGGGCAATGCCAGCACTGGCCTCGGCATCGACCGCAAGGACCGCACGGTCTCGTCCTACGACGTGCTGACCGGCGAGCTGGAGCTGGAGGCCGCGGCCATTCCGACCGCCGTGCCCGGCCTGTCGATCGTGCCGTCGACGCTCGACCTGCTCGGCATCGAAATGGAGATCGCCTCGGCGCCCGACCGGGTGCTGCGGCTGCGCAACGCCTTGCGTGCCGCCTCGGCGCGGTCTGCCGGTTTCGGCTATGTGCTGATCGACTGCCCGCCGTCCCTCAACCTGCTCACGCTGAATTCGATGGCGGCGGCCGATTCGGTGCTGGTGCCGCTGCAATGCGAGTTCTTCGCGCTCGAAGGTCTCAGCCAATTGCTGGAAACCGTCGAGCAGGTGCGCCGGTCGATCAATCCCGACCTCACCATCCAGGGCATCGTGCTGACCATGTATGACGGCCGCAACAATCTGGCCAACCAGGTGGTTCAGGATGTGCGGGAACATATGGGCGACAAGGTCTACGAAACCATCATTCCACGCAATGTGCGGGTGTCGGAGGCGCCGTCCTACGGCAAGCCGGCGATCCTTTACGATTTGAAGTGCTCGGGCAGCCAGGCCTATCTGCAACTGGCCTCGGAAGTGATCCGCCGCGAGCGTAAATTGCGCGCCGCTTGA
- a CDS encoding ParB/RepB/Spo0J family partition protein, which produces MSEDLSRKRLGRGLAALIGEIDRPAAPEKPGMSADGKVPIEFLSPNPKNPRRHFGDAELTDLAQSIREHGVVQPVVARPSPTQAGRYEIIAGERRWRAAQRAGLTEIPVIIREVNDRTALELAIIENVQRTDLNAVEEALGYQQLIDEHGYTQADLGNVIGKSRSHVANTLRLLKLPDVIRDMLVDGALSAGHARTLVTAEDPAGLAKRIVEEGLSVRQAEALAQMPAGPTPAKPKQPQAAPEKDADTLALEKLMTDTLGMIVAIDHKGKGGELRVSYRSLEQLDELCRRLKQEQ; this is translated from the coding sequence ATGAGCGAAGACCTTTCGAGGAAAAGACTGGGCCGTGGCCTTGCGGCACTGATCGGCGAGATCGATCGCCCGGCGGCTCCGGAAAAGCCCGGCATGAGCGCCGACGGCAAGGTGCCGATCGAGTTTCTCAGCCCCAATCCGAAAAATCCGCGCCGGCATTTTGGCGACGCCGAACTGACCGACCTCGCCCAGTCGATCCGCGAACATGGCGTGGTCCAGCCGGTGGTGGCGCGGCCGTCGCCGACGCAGGCGGGCCGCTACGAGATCATCGCGGGCGAGCGGCGCTGGCGCGCGGCGCAGCGCGCCGGGCTGACCGAGATCCCGGTCATCATCCGTGAGGTCAACGACCGCACTGCGCTTGAGCTGGCGATCATCGAGAACGTCCAGCGCACCGACCTCAACGCCGTCGAGGAAGCGCTGGGCTACCAGCAGCTGATCGACGAGCACGGCTACACCCAGGCCGATCTCGGCAATGTCATCGGCAAGAGCCGCAGCCACGTCGCCAACACGCTCAGGCTGCTGAAGCTGCCGGACGTGATCCGCGACATGCTGGTCGACGGCGCGCTGTCGGCCGGCCATGCCCGCACGCTGGTGACGGCGGAGGATCCGGCCGGCCTCGCCAAGCGCATCGTCGAGGAAGGGCTTTCCGTGCGTCAGGCCGAAGCGCTGGCGCAGATGCCGGCCGGCCCCACGCCGGCCAAGCCGAAGCAGCCGCAAGCCGCGCCGGAAAAGGATGCCGACACGCTGGCGCTGGAAAAGCTGATGACCGACACGCTCGGCATGATCGTGGCCATCGATCACAAGGGCAAGGGCGGCGAACTGCGGGTGTCCTATCGGTCGCTGGAGCAGCTCGATGAGCTGTGCCGGAGATTGAAGCAGGAGCAGTAG
- a CDS encoding DUF1326 domain-containing protein, giving the protein MAVRWQLSGSYFENCSCDVVCPCLLSTKAQLTSRPTKGVCDVGLVFHIDTGNYGDVRLDGLSVALVAHTPGPMADGNWTAAAYIDERADDRQTEALGAIFTGAAGGPMAVLAPMIGTNLGAKKVPIDYRIDGKKRSAAIAGVMQMAVEPLPTMREDGQMWAATGHPVNPDWLGMAMGAQGSTFSDHGMSWDNSGQNGHYAPINWSGE; this is encoded by the coding sequence ATGGCCGTCCGTTGGCAATTGTCCGGAAGCTACTTCGAAAATTGCAGCTGCGATGTCGTGTGTCCGTGCCTGCTGTCCACCAAGGCGCAGCTGACATCGAGGCCGACCAAAGGCGTTTGCGACGTCGGTCTGGTCTTTCATATCGATACGGGCAATTACGGCGACGTTCGATTGGACGGGCTGAGTGTCGCGCTGGTCGCTCACACGCCGGGCCCGATGGCAGACGGCAATTGGACAGCCGCCGCCTATATCGACGAACGGGCCGATGACAGGCAGACAGAGGCGCTGGGCGCCATCTTCACTGGCGCCGCGGGCGGCCCCATGGCGGTGTTGGCACCCATGATCGGCACGAATCTCGGCGCCAAGAAGGTGCCGATAGACTACCGGATAGACGGCAAAAAGCGATCAGCGGCGATCGCCGGGGTCATGCAGATGGCGGTCGAGCCGCTGCCGACAATGCGCGAAGACGGGCAGATGTGGGCGGCCACCGGCCATCCCGTCAATCCCGACTGGCTCGGCATGGCGATGGGGGCGCAAGGCAGTACATTCAGCGACCATGGCATGAGCTGGGACAATTCCGGCCAAAACGGACATTACGCCCCGATCAATTGGTCCGGCGAGTAG